Proteins found in one Plasmodium knowlesi strain H genome assembly, chromosome: 12 genomic segment:
- a CDS encoding pyridoxal 5'-phosphate synthase, putative has protein sequence MKKELMLRCANNFVLQNSVCLLGFLRLVKSHLTGRVGIIKARSFKGKRTNCTSTCVHLNNMEVTYLSQSLAQTIDNELMSDDVGYTTEQLMELAGLSIAQIICREYSFDKFKKILIFCGPGNNGGDGLVAARHLKQFGYDITVAYPKENTKVLFQRLLNLLHHYHVPVVKSATGEDIKMYDLVVDALFGFSFRGEPRSPFDEIIHMINQSNKPVVSVDVPSGINIDGDTAGTALSVNSEMNISLMLPKEGVRHYRKKHYLGGRFIPNSIVEKYNLKIPQFTGDNSYVQL, from the exons ATGAAGAAGGAACTTATGTTGCGATGCGCCAATAACTTTGTACTTCAAAATAGCGTGTGCCTTCTGGGATTCCTGAGGCTTGTAAAATCTCACCTCACTGGCAGAGTCGGCATCATTAAAGCCAGATCatttaaagggaaaagaacaaactgTACCAGTACCTGTGTGCATTTGAACAACATGGAAGTGACG TACTTATCTCAATCGCTAGCACAAACGATTGACAACGAATTGATGAGCGACGATGTTGGGTACACCACCGAACAGTTAATGGAGTTAGCCGGACTTTCCATTGCGCAGATAATATGTAGGGAATACAGTTttgataaatttaaaaaaattctcataTTTTGTGGGCCTGGTAATAATGGGGGCGATGGTTTAGTCGCGGCTCGCCATTTGAAGCAATTTGGCTACGACATCACAGTCGCTTATCCGAAGGAGAATACGAAGGTGTTGTTTCAG AGGCTGCTCAATCTATTGCATCACTACCACGTGCCCGTCGTGAAGTCCGCAACAGGTGAAG ACATCAAGATGTACGACTTAGTCGTGGATGCCTTATTTGGGTTTAGCTTTAGAGGAGAACCTCGAAGCCCCTTCGACGAGATAATCCAT ATGATTAATCAGAGCAACAAGCCTGTCGTGTCGGTGGACGTACCATCAGGCATAAACATAGACGGGG ACACGGCAGGAACCGCCCTTTCTGTCAACTCCGAAATGAACATATCGTTGATGCTTCCGAAGGAGGGGGTTAGACATTACCGGAAGAAGCATTACTTGGGGGGGAGATTCATACCAAA TTCCATCGTGGAGAAGTACAATTTGAAGATACCTCAATTTACAG GGGATAACTCCTACGTGCAACTGTAG